Proteins found in one Methylobacterium sp. CB376 genomic segment:
- a CDS encoding MBL fold metallo-hydrolase: MAQQIPISPEARADGPAGPDGTHAIAPDVAYQRHTLVNVVYLGPPGAGDRGWVLVDAGIPGSRGTIEKTAAARFGAGARPAAILMTHGHFDHVGALEDLAEAWDAPVYAHGLETPYLDGSAACPPPDPRVGGGLFALISPLFPTKPVDVGARLRLLPEDGSVPPLPGWRWLHTPGHSPGHVSFWRPDDRMLVAGDAFVTTAQESIYAVAVQETELHGPPRYLTIDWEAARASVEALARLRPETAVTGHGRPLKGSALREGLDALVRDFAIVAVPRDGRYVAEPARAADGSAYRPT, translated from the coding sequence ATGGCGCAGCAGATCCCGATCTCCCCCGAGGCGCGAGCCGACGGGCCGGCCGGTCCGGACGGCACCCACGCCATCGCCCCGGACGTCGCCTACCAGCGCCACACTCTGGTCAACGTGGTCTATCTCGGCCCGCCCGGCGCGGGCGACCGCGGCTGGGTGCTGGTCGACGCGGGCATCCCGGGCTCGCGCGGCACCATCGAGAAGACCGCCGCGGCCCGGTTCGGCGCGGGGGCGCGGCCGGCCGCGATCCTGATGACCCACGGCCACTTCGACCATGTCGGGGCGCTGGAGGATCTGGCGGAGGCCTGGGACGCGCCCGTCTACGCGCATGGGCTGGAGACGCCCTATCTCGACGGCAGCGCCGCCTGTCCGCCGCCGGATCCGCGGGTGGGCGGCGGGCTGTTCGCGCTGATCTCGCCGCTCTTCCCGACCAAGCCCGTGGATGTCGGCGCGCGCCTCCGCCTGCTGCCGGAGGACGGCAGCGTCCCGCCCCTGCCGGGCTGGCGCTGGCTGCACACGCCGGGCCACTCGCCGGGCCACGTCTCGTTCTGGCGCCCGGACGACCGCATGCTGGTGGCGGGGGACGCCTTCGTGACCACCGCCCAGGAATCGATCTACGCCGTCGCCGTGCAGGAAACCGAGCTGCACGGGCCGCCCCGCTACCTGACGATCGACTGGGAGGCGGCGCGGGCCTCGGTCGAGGCCCTGGCGCGGCTGCGGCCCGAGACCGCCGTCACCGGCCACGGCCGTCCGCTCAAGGGCTCGGCCCTGCGCGAGGGGCTCGACGCGCTGGTGCGCGACTTCGCCATCGTGGCGGTGCCGCGCGACGGGCGCTACGTCGCCGAGCCGGCGCGGGCCGCGGACGGGTCGGCCTACCGACCGACCTGA
- a CDS encoding ABC transporter substrate-binding protein — MPGPFAPAIPAAARAPVRRAIRRRDLIPLCAAAAAWPLGARAERGPRRIGILVTGSPDSHGAFVAAFRRRLAELGHAEGRDVAFDLRWSEGRIERLGPLAEDLAQLAPDLVVTSTTAAALAAKRVMPERPIVSATLIDPIGAGLVTSLARPGGTVTGMLISFETLLGKQLEVAREMLPGVTRIGMLVNPANPVIPFQRENTQAYADRLRARLIPVEARSPADLDAAFATFARDSAGFVIVLLDALFITHRARIAELALASRVPTVAGARELAEAGGLVSYGIDLSATWRQAAAFADRVLRGARPADLPVELPTKYELVLNLGAASRFGITVSTMLLARADTVIE; from the coding sequence ATGCCAGGGCCGTTCGCGCCGGCGATCCCGGCCGCGGCGCGCGCGCCCGTGAGGCGGGCGATCCGGCGGCGCGACCTGATCCCGCTCTGCGCCGCGGCGGCGGCGTGGCCCCTCGGCGCGCGCGCGGAGCGCGGTCCGCGCCGGATCGGAATCCTCGTCACGGGGTCGCCGGACTCGCACGGCGCCTTCGTGGCGGCGTTCCGGCGGCGGCTAGCGGAACTCGGCCACGCCGAGGGACGGGACGTCGCCTTCGACCTGCGCTGGAGCGAAGGCCGGATCGAGCGCCTGGGGCCCCTCGCGGAGGATCTCGCGCAGCTCGCCCCGGACCTCGTGGTGACCTCGACGACCGCCGCGGCCCTGGCCGCCAAGCGCGTCATGCCGGAGCGCCCGATCGTGTCCGCGACCCTGATCGACCCGATCGGCGCCGGGCTGGTGACCAGCCTCGCCCGCCCGGGCGGCACCGTCACGGGCATGCTGATCAGCTTCGAGACCCTCCTCGGCAAGCAGCTCGAAGTGGCCCGCGAGATGCTGCCGGGCGTCACGCGGATCGGGATGCTGGTCAACCCGGCCAATCCGGTGATCCCGTTCCAGCGCGAGAACACGCAGGCCTATGCGGACCGGCTGCGGGCGCGGCTGATCCCGGTCGAGGCCCGCTCCCCGGCGGACCTCGATGCCGCCTTCGCGACCTTCGCGCGGGACTCCGCCGGCTTCGTGATCGTGCTGCTGGACGCGCTGTTCATCACCCACCGCGCGCGGATCGCCGAACTCGCCCTCGCGTCGCGCGTCCCGACCGTCGCGGGCGCGCGCGAGTTGGCGGAGGCGGGCGGCCTCGTGAGCTACGGGATCGACCTGAGCGCGACCTGGCGCCAGGCGGCCGCCTTCGCGGACCGCGTCCTGCGCGGCGCCAGGCCGGCGGACCTGCCTGTCGAGCTTCCGACCAAGTACGAACTCGTGCTCAATCTCGGGGCCGCTTCGCGCTTCGGGATCACGGTCTCGACCATGCTGCTCGCCCGCGCCGACACGGTCATCGAGTGA
- a CDS encoding DUF2312 domain-containing protein: MGDTAGIPGDRIRTIIERIEKLEEEIKDLNEAKKEVFLEAKSDGLDVKILKEIIKLRKQDQDERDEHETLLDVYLRAMDAPAPVPSARAA; encoded by the coding sequence ATGGGCGACACGGCCGGCATTCCGGGCGACCGCATCCGCACCATCATCGAGCGGATCGAGAAGCTCGAAGAGGAGATCAAGGACCTCAACGAGGCCAAGAAGGAGGTCTTCCTGGAGGCCAAGAGCGATGGCCTCGACGTGAAGATCCTCAAGGAGATCATCAAGCTGCGCAAACAGGACCAGGACGAGCGCGACGAGCACGAGACGCTGCTCGACGTCTACCTGCGGGCCATGGACGCGCCCGCGCCGGTTCCGAGCGCGCGGGCGGCCTGA
- a CDS encoding 2-keto-4-pentenoate hydratase — translation MSGSERAPAEDREAPSPDAVARAVLAALDERRQIAPLGAEGPGLRLDEAYRVTASVRRIREARGERAVGRKIGFTNTTIWDEYGVRAPIWGYVYDTTLHRPEGLAGTFSLARTVEPRIEPEIVLGLARAPEPDMDEAALLGCLDFVAHGFEVVQSLFPGWRFTAADTVAAFGLHGALLMGPPAAVTPANAAAWGASLAGFRITLLRDGAEADRGRAENVLGGGPLAALRHLVRVLAEDPESPPLAAGEVVTTGTLTRALPVAPGETWSTRLDGLPLAGVTVAFA, via the coding sequence GTGAGCGGAAGCGAACGAGCCCCGGCCGAGGACCGCGAGGCGCCCTCGCCCGACGCGGTGGCGCGCGCGGTGCTGGCCGCCCTGGACGAGCGGCGGCAGATCGCGCCCCTCGGCGCGGAGGGCCCCGGCCTGCGGCTCGACGAGGCGTACCGGGTGACCGCGTCCGTGCGCCGGATCCGCGAGGCGCGCGGCGAGCGCGCGGTCGGGCGCAAGATCGGCTTCACCAACACCACGATCTGGGACGAGTACGGCGTCCGCGCGCCGATCTGGGGCTACGTCTACGACACGACCCTGCACCGCCCGGAGGGGCTGGCGGGTACCTTCTCCCTGGCGCGGACCGTCGAGCCGCGCATCGAGCCCGAGATCGTCCTCGGCCTCGCGCGCGCGCCGGAGCCGGACATGGACGAGGCGGCCCTCCTCGGCTGCCTGGATTTCGTCGCGCACGGTTTCGAGGTCGTGCAGTCGCTGTTTCCCGGCTGGCGCTTCACCGCCGCCGACACGGTCGCGGCCTTCGGCCTGCACGGCGCCCTGCTGATGGGGCCGCCGGCCGCGGTCACCCCGGCGAACGCCGCCGCGTGGGGCGCGTCCCTCGCGGGCTTCCGGATCACGCTCCTGCGCGACGGCGCCGAGGCGGATCGGGGCCGGGCCGAGAACGTGCTCGGCGGCGGACCCCTGGCGGCCCTGCGCCACCTCGTCCGGGTGCTGGCCGAGGATCCGGAGAGCCCGCCCCTCGCCGCCGGCGAGGTGGTCACCACCGGCACCCTGACGCGGGCGCTGCCGGTCGCCCCGGGCGAGACCTGGAGCACCCGGCTCGACGGCCTGCCGCTGGCGGGCGTCACGGTCGCCTTCGCGTGA
- a CDS encoding GNAT family N-acetyltransferase — protein sequence MRWRPMRADDLPAVHRIGNEVYPPPLHESLEAVRSRLAFGADFSFVLAAGAQVRGYLAGHPWDESIPPLNRVLAPPARGSRAFLHDLALLPAARGSGAAREGVARFLARARRHSGRAALVAVNASLPFWTRRGFRAAEAGADLAAYGGDAVLMTWQAHHLPDHDVAGSRPAR from the coding sequence ATGCGGTGGCGCCCGATGCGGGCCGACGACCTCCCGGCCGTGCACCGGATCGGGAACGAGGTCTATCCGCCCCCGCTCCACGAGAGCCTGGAGGCGGTGCGCTCCCGCCTCGCCTTCGGGGCGGACTTCTCCTTCGTCCTCGCCGCCGGGGCGCAGGTGCGGGGCTACCTCGCCGGCCATCCCTGGGACGAGTCGATCCCGCCGCTGAACCGGGTGCTGGCGCCCCCGGCGCGGGGCAGCCGGGCCTTCCTGCACGACCTCGCCCTGCTTCCCGCCGCGCGGGGGAGCGGCGCGGCGCGGGAGGGGGTCGCCCGCTTCCTCGCCCGCGCCCGGCGCCACAGCGGCCGCGCCGCGCTCGTCGCGGTGAATGCGAGCCTGCCCTTCTGGACGCGCCGGGGTTTTCGCGCGGCCGAGGCGGGCGCGGATCTCGCCGCCTATGGCGGGGACGCCGTCCTCATGACCTGGCAGGCTCATCACCTGCCAGATCACGACGTGGCAGGCTCACGACCTGCCAGGTGA
- a CDS encoding ABC transporter substrate-binding protein → MVGYLGPESPGPYASRLAAFREGLARAGYGEGRNLAIEFRWAEGQYDRLSALARDLVQRRIAVLAAPGGAPIALAAKEATATVPIVFEMGGDPVALGVVDDLAQPRGNITGVSSLSVELSRKRLEFMHECLPQAGSFPVIVNPTSPTVRSQLASLHDAAQRFGVQLQVYDADRERDFPDLFATLSARKASGVVFTSDPYFANRSQPLADLALRHGLPAITQSRDFALAGGLMSYGGDFMQSHRQAGFYVGRILRGERPADLPVQLVTKVELFVNLRAAHRLGVTVPTALLSGADTVIE, encoded by the coding sequence GTGGTCGGCTATCTCGGGCCCGAATCGCCCGGCCCCTATGCCAGCCGCCTCGCGGCGTTCCGCGAGGGCCTCGCCCGGGCGGGCTACGGCGAGGGCCGAAACCTCGCGATCGAGTTCCGCTGGGCCGAGGGCCAGTACGATCGGCTCTCCGCCCTCGCGCGGGACCTGGTCCAGCGCCGGATCGCCGTCCTGGCGGCACCGGGCGGCGCACCGATCGCGCTCGCGGCCAAGGAGGCGACCGCGACCGTCCCGATCGTCTTCGAGATGGGAGGCGATCCCGTGGCGCTCGGCGTCGTGGACGACCTCGCGCAGCCGCGCGGGAACATCACGGGCGTCTCCAGCCTGAGCGTCGAATTGTCCCGCAAGCGACTGGAATTCATGCACGAATGCCTGCCGCAGGCCGGTTCCTTCCCGGTGATCGTCAACCCGACCAGCCCCACCGTCCGCTCCCAGCTGGCCTCCCTGCACGACGCGGCGCAGCGCTTCGGCGTGCAGCTGCAGGTCTACGACGCCGATCGCGAGCGGGATTTTCCCGACCTGTTCGCGACCCTGTCCGCCCGGAAGGCGAGCGGCGTGGTCTTCACCTCGGATCCCTACTTCGCGAACCGCAGCCAGCCCCTCGCCGACCTGGCGTTGCGCCACGGCCTGCCGGCCATCACCCAGTCGCGGGACTTCGCGCTGGCGGGCGGCCTCATGAGCTACGGCGGCGACTTCATGCAGTCGCACCGTCAGGCGGGCTTCTATGTCGGGCGGATCCTCCGGGGCGAGCGGCCCGCCGACCTCCCCGTCCAGCTGGTCACCAAGGTCGAGCTGTTCGTCAATCTGAGGGCGGCCCACCGCCTCGGCGTGACCGTTCCGACGGCGCTGCTCAGCGGCGCCGACACGGTGATCGAGTGA
- a CDS encoding PAS domain S-box protein, protein MVAIWGPEGILVYNQGYAEVCGPRHPQALGGRLLEVWPEARAFNARVIESGRAGRALSFRAREFELRRSGRPETVWMDLDYTPLLGEDGAPLGVLATVLDITARVLGERRVAGSESRFRFLDRLAQATAEARDADAVLTVTTRLVGEHLGLSNCAYADMDPDGDGFTIRGNWHAPGSPSILGHYRLADFGALAVRELNAGRPLIINDTLAEIAPREAKTFQDIGIAATICMPLVKRGRLTALMAIHHAAPHRWSQAELALIREVTERCWAHIERVGAEANLRMSEGRLRALVDATADAVYRMSPDWEEMRRLDGGGFLADMAEPSPRWRDLYLEPEDRPEVEAAIADAIRRRGLFALEHRVRRADGGIGWTLSRAVPLLDGAGEVIEWFGTASDVTFRHEAEARLRESEARFRTMADDAPVMTWITEASGTCIYLNRRWFEFTGQTPEEGLGLGWLDAVHPDDRGRSEQAFLAANARREPIRVEYRLRRHDGSYRWALDSASPRLDPDGTFLGYFGSVVDIDERREAEARLRTLTDVVPAFVWFAAPDGRLHFMNSRWCEYTGQTPEEVLPDGWIAAVHPDDQAQTAAIWAEARAGGVSYEVELRYRRHDGAYRWYVARAEPLRDASGRVTTWFGTSTDIHDRKLAEASLRELNETLESRVAERTAELLKAEEALRQSQKMEAVGQLTGGVAHDFNNLLTIIRSSVDFLRRPDLPEARKARYLDAVSDTVDRAAKLTSQLLAFARRQTLDPQVFSLGERLRAVADLLETVTGARIRVVTEIPETPCFVRADLSQFETALVNMAVNARDAMEGEGTLTLRLTCAGRLPPIRGHAGSTQPFAAVSLSDTGTGIAPEVQERIFEPFFTTKEVGKGTGLGLSQVFGFAKQSGGDVDVASVLGRGTTFTLYLPEVAAQAPGARDAGAAAAASPVGTGQRVLVVEDNVEVGSFATQILEDLGYETTWAVNAEEALDRLGPDGSGFDVVFSDVVMPGMGGLALAQQLRQRLPHLPVLLASGYSHVLAQDGQHGFKLLHKPYSAEQLGRLLRQVTARPPHEGPVPPP, encoded by the coding sequence ATGGTGGCGATCTGGGGTCCCGAGGGCATCCTCGTCTACAACCAGGGCTACGCTGAGGTCTGCGGACCGCGCCACCCGCAGGCGCTGGGTGGCCGGCTGCTGGAGGTCTGGCCGGAGGCCCGCGCCTTCAACGCCCGCGTGATCGAGAGCGGGCGCGCCGGCCGCGCCCTCAGCTTCCGGGCCCGGGAATTCGAATTGCGGCGGAGCGGCCGGCCCGAGACGGTCTGGATGGACCTGGACTACACCCCGCTCCTCGGCGAGGACGGCGCGCCCCTCGGCGTGCTCGCCACCGTGCTGGACATCACCGCGCGCGTGCTCGGCGAGCGCCGGGTGGCCGGGAGCGAGAGCCGCTTCCGCTTCCTCGACCGCCTCGCCCAGGCGACCGCGGAGGCCCGCGACGCCGACGCGGTGCTGACCGTCACCACGCGGCTCGTCGGCGAGCATCTGGGCCTGTCCAACTGCGCCTACGCGGACATGGACCCGGACGGCGACGGCTTCACCATCCGCGGCAACTGGCACGCCCCGGGCTCGCCCTCCATCCTGGGGCATTACCGCCTCGCGGATTTCGGCGCGCTCGCGGTCCGGGAACTCAATGCGGGCCGGCCGCTCATCATCAACGACACCCTCGCCGAGATCGCGCCGCGCGAGGCGAAGACCTTCCAGGACATCGGCATCGCCGCGACCATCTGCATGCCGCTGGTCAAGCGCGGGCGGCTCACCGCGCTGATGGCCATCCACCACGCCGCCCCGCACCGCTGGTCGCAGGCCGAGCTCGCGCTCATCCGCGAGGTGACCGAGCGCTGCTGGGCCCATATCGAGCGCGTCGGCGCCGAGGCCAACCTGCGCATGAGCGAGGGGCGCCTGCGCGCCCTGGTCGACGCGACCGCGGACGCCGTCTACCGGATGAGTCCGGACTGGGAGGAGATGCGCCGGCTCGACGGCGGCGGCTTCCTCGCCGACATGGCGGAGCCGAGCCCGCGCTGGCGCGACCTGTACCTGGAGCCGGAGGATCGGCCCGAGGTCGAGGCGGCGATCGCGGATGCGATCCGGCGCCGCGGCCTGTTCGCGCTGGAGCACCGGGTGCGGCGCGCCGACGGCGGCATCGGCTGGACGCTGTCGCGCGCGGTGCCGCTCCTCGACGGGGCGGGCGAGGTGATCGAGTGGTTCGGGACCGCGAGCGACGTCACCTTCCGCCACGAGGCGGAGGCGCGCCTGCGCGAGAGCGAGGCGCGCTTCCGCACCATGGCGGACGACGCGCCGGTGATGACCTGGATCACCGAGGCCTCCGGCACCTGCATCTACCTGAACCGCCGCTGGTTCGAGTTCACCGGGCAGACGCCGGAGGAGGGGCTCGGCCTCGGCTGGCTCGACGCGGTCCATCCGGACGACCGCGGCCGGTCCGAGCAGGCCTTCCTGGCCGCCAACGCGCGGCGGGAGCCGATCCGGGTCGAGTACCGGCTGCGGCGCCATGACGGCAGCTACCGCTGGGCGCTCGACTCGGCCTCGCCGCGCCTCGACCCGGACGGGACCTTTCTCGGCTATTTCGGCTCGGTCGTCGACATCGACGAGCGCCGGGAGGCCGAGGCGCGGCTGCGGACGCTGACGGACGTCGTGCCGGCCTTCGTCTGGTTCGCCGCCCCGGACGGGCGGCTGCACTTCATGAACAGCCGCTGGTGCGAGTATACGGGCCAGACTCCCGAGGAGGTGCTGCCCGACGGCTGGATCGCGGCCGTCCACCCGGACGATCAGGCGCAGACCGCCGCGATCTGGGCCGAGGCGCGGGCCGGCGGCGTCTCCTACGAGGTCGAGCTGCGCTACCGCCGGCACGACGGGGCCTACCGCTGGTACGTGGCCCGGGCCGAGCCCCTGCGGGACGCGAGCGGGCGCGTGACGACGTGGTTCGGCACCTCGACCGACATCCACGACCGCAAGCTCGCGGAGGCCAGCCTGCGCGAGCTGAACGAGACCCTGGAGAGCCGCGTCGCCGAGCGCACGGCGGAGCTGCTCAAGGCCGAGGAGGCGCTGCGCCAGTCGCAGAAGATGGAGGCGGTCGGGCAGCTCACCGGGGGCGTGGCGCACGACTTCAACAACCTGCTCACCATCATCCGCTCCTCGGTTGATTTCCTGCGCCGGCCGGACCTGCCCGAGGCGCGCAAGGCCCGCTACCTCGACGCGGTCTCCGACACGGTCGACCGCGCCGCCAAGCTGACGAGCCAGCTCCTCGCCTTCGCGCGCCGGCAGACGCTGGACCCGCAGGTCTTCTCCCTCGGCGAGCGGCTGCGGGCGGTGGCGGACCTGCTCGAGACGGTCACCGGCGCGCGCATCCGCGTCGTGACCGAGATCCCCGAGACGCCCTGCTTCGTGCGGGCGGACCTCAGCCAATTCGAGACCGCGCTCGTGAACATGGCCGTCAACGCCCGCGACGCGATGGAGGGCGAGGGCACGCTCACCCTGCGGCTGACCTGCGCGGGCAGGCTCCCGCCGATCCGCGGCCATGCCGGGAGCACCCAGCCCTTCGCGGCCGTCTCGCTCTCCGACACCGGGACGGGCATCGCCCCGGAGGTGCAGGAGCGCATCTTCGAGCCGTTCTTCACCACGAAGGAGGTCGGCAAGGGGACGGGGCTCGGCCTCTCCCAGGTCTTCGGCTTCGCCAAGCAGTCGGGCGGCGACGTCGACGTGGCGAGCGTGCTCGGCCGGGGCACGACCTTCACGCTCTACCTGCCCGAGGTCGCCGCGCAGGCCCCCGGCGCGCGGGACGCGGGTGCCGCCGCGGCGGCCTCGCCGGTCGGCACGGGCCAGCGCGTGCTCGTGGTGGAGGACAACGTCGAGGTCGGCAGCTTCGCGACCCAGATCCTGGAGGATCTCGGCTACGAGACGACCTGGGCGGTGAATGCCGAGGAGGCGCTCGACAGGCTCGGGCCGGACGGGTCGGGCTTCGACGTGGTGTTCTCGGACGTGGTGATGCCGGGCATGGGCGGCCTCGCCCTCGCCCAGCAGTTGCGGCAGCGGCTGCCGCACCTCCCGGTGCTGCTGGCCTCCGGCTACAGCCACGTGCTCGCCCAGGACGGCCAGCACGGGTTCAAGCTGCTGCACAAGCCCTACTCGGCCGAGCAGCTCGGGCGCCTCCTGCGCCAAGTCACGGCGCGCCCGCCGCACGAGGGGCCGGTGCCGCCGCCGTGA
- a CDS encoding SDR family oxidoreductase, with product MRHKRVRDQVIVITGASSGIGLATARMAARRGARVVLAARSGDVLEELAAELGGAGGRALAVACDVGRQEDVEALADRAVATFGGFDTWVNVAGLTTYGALRDIPLEDHERLVRTNFWGTVHGSMAAVAHLRRGGGALINVASIASDLAFPFQGLYAASKHAVKGFTDTLRMELIAEGAPVSVTLIKPASIDTPLPQRARNTMDREPMLPPPVYRPEEVAHAILHAAVHAPRDIFVGGAGKLFVMGKEFAPGLYDQLAPAIIALQKRGSPPRHPEGALFRPREAGRVRGDQPGYVQRTSAYTRASLHPLATAAAGLGLAVASAAWAMGSRRR from the coding sequence ATGAGACACAAGCGGGTGCGCGACCAAGTCATCGTGATCACGGGTGCGTCGAGCGGCATCGGCCTCGCCACGGCGCGCATGGCCGCGCGGCGGGGCGCCCGGGTGGTGCTCGCCGCGAGGAGCGGGGACGTGCTGGAGGAGCTCGCGGCCGAACTCGGCGGAGCGGGCGGGCGGGCCCTCGCGGTCGCCTGCGACGTCGGGCGCCAGGAGGACGTGGAGGCCCTCGCCGACAGGGCGGTCGCGACGTTCGGCGGCTTCGACACCTGGGTCAACGTCGCCGGCCTGACCACCTACGGCGCGTTGCGGGACATTCCCCTGGAGGATCACGAGCGCCTGGTCCGGACGAATTTCTGGGGCACCGTGCACGGGTCGATGGCGGCGGTGGCGCACCTGCGCCGGGGCGGCGGCGCGCTGATCAACGTCGCCAGCATCGCCTCCGACCTCGCCTTCCCGTTCCAGGGCCTCTACGCGGCCTCCAAGCACGCGGTGAAGGGCTTCACCGACACGCTGCGCATGGAGCTGATCGCGGAGGGCGCGCCGGTGTCGGTCACGCTGATCAAGCCCGCCTCCATCGACACGCCGCTGCCGCAACGGGCGCGCAACACCATGGACAGGGAGCCGATGCTGCCGCCCCCGGTCTACAGGCCCGAGGAGGTGGCCCACGCGATCCTGCACGCGGCCGTCCATGCGCCGCGCGACATCTTCGTCGGCGGCGCCGGCAAGCTCTTCGTGATGGGCAAGGAATTCGCGCCGGGGCTCTACGACCAACTCGCGCCCGCCATCATCGCGCTCCAGAAGCGGGGGTCGCCGCCGCGCCACCCGGAGGGCGCCCTGTTCCGCCCGCGGGAGGCCGGCCGGGTCCGCGGCGACCAGCCCGGATACGTGCAGCGGACCAGCGCGTACACGAGGGCCAGCCTGCACCCGCTCGCCACGGCCGCGGCCGGCCTGGGCCTCGCGGTGGCCTCCGCCGCCTGGGCGATGGGGAGCAGGCGCCGCTGA
- a CDS encoding DUF3140 domain-containing protein, translating into MGHETDQDREEIVREFRKAVNMTASTLEKHLAGEASRSVGQRRDGASEATGHREGRRIVEILRTKKSDLSDDDYQHMRKVVGYVHRHLAQGGPKDAAAVKDSPWRLSLMNWGHDPTRTA; encoded by the coding sequence ATGGGGCACGAGACGGACCAGGACCGCGAGGAGATCGTCCGGGAGTTCAGGAAGGCCGTGAACATGACGGCGTCCACCCTGGAGAAGCACCTCGCGGGCGAGGCGAGCCGGTCGGTCGGCCAGAGGAGGGACGGCGCCTCCGAGGCGACCGGGCACCGGGAGGGTCGACGCATCGTCGAGATCCTGCGCACCAAGAAGTCCGATCTGTCCGACGACGACTATCAGCACATGCGCAAAGTCGTCGGCTACGTGCACCGGCACTTGGCGCAGGGCGGCCCCAAGGACGCGGCCGCCGTGAAGGATTCGCCCTGGCGCCTCTCGCTGATGAACTGGGGCCACGATCCGACGAGGACCGCCTGA